A DNA window from Centropristis striata isolate RG_2023a ecotype Rhode Island chromosome 10, C.striata_1.0, whole genome shotgun sequence contains the following coding sequences:
- the si:rp71-68n21.9 gene encoding kelch-like protein 9, whose translation MGGSGDDSGPGRLSRRLSRLGSRHQSRDPPRPPAQPERLPAPPDRPVQQDDRPSPPAAAAPPPPAPAPTLAPFHPPMEMPPKRPDKATKPKLPPRPLSKVFSSTEHGAAVLHGFDAFRADETLCDVVLVPGDSKDMFPVHRVIMASSSDYFKAMFTGGMREQEMREIKLHGVTKSGLKNIIDFIYTSKVSLDMGNLQDTLEAANFLQVMPVLSFCNQLLSSEITIDNCVEVERIATDLLLEDVQTNIGEFVSQNLSALVGCGRYLQLSETTMANALSNNSLKGFSEMELYHIARGWLDHESPSRRSSVYALMRHIRFPLMSPSELIQISQDDEEGGDSMMRSETACVNLLLEASNYQMMPFMQPALQTERTQIRSDDTHILALGGVMRQQLVVSRELRLYAEATGHWKALKPMEVPRYQHGMALLGGFLFIVGGQSTYDTKGKTAIDTAYRYDPRFDKWLQIASLNEKRTFFHLSALKGNLFAVGGRNASGEIDTVECYNLKKNEWTFVANMVEPHYGHAGTVHQDLMYISGGITRDTFQKELWCYDPATDTWSRRADMMELRGLHCMCTVGDRLYVMGGNHFRGSSDYDDVLGCEYYSPETDQWTVVAAMPRGQSDVGVTVFNGQVYVVGGYSWNSRCMVDIVQRYDPEQDVWDRVFNVLEPLGGIRACTMTVHLPEGSVDEAQIQECPLPTAKS comes from the exons ATGGG GGGCAGTGGAGATGACAGCGGGCCCGGGAGGCTGAGCCGCAGATTGTCCCGCCTGGGCAGCAGGCATCAGTCCCGGGATCCTCCGAGACCTCCGGCTCAGCCGGAGAGACTTCCTGCTCCGCCTGACAGACCTGTTcaacaag ATGACAGGCCATCTCCACCAGccgctgctgctcctccacctcctgctccaGCTCCGACTCTTGCTCCTTTCCACCCTCCAATGGAGATGCCACCTAAACGTCCAGACAAAGCGACAAAGCCAAAACTTCCCCCTCGTCCACTGTCAAAGGTGTTCAGCAGCACTGAACATGGAGCAGCTGTGTTGCat GGCTTTGATGCTTTTCGGGCAGACGAGACTCTCTGTGATGTCGTTTTGGTTCCTGGAGACAGCAAGGACATGTTCCCGGTCCACCGAGTCATCATGGCTTCATCCAGTGACTATTTCAAGGCAATGTTCACAG GAGGCATGAGGGAGCAGGAGATGAGAGAGATCAAGCTGCATGGGGTCACTAAGTCGGGTTTAAAGAATATTATCGACTTCATCTACACATCCAAAGTCAGCCTGGACATGGGTAATCTGCAGGACACGCTGGAGGCTGCCAACTTCTTGCAGGTCATGCCGGTCCTGAGCTTCTGTAATCAGCTTCTGAGCAGCGAG ATCACGATTGATAACTGTGTGGAGGTGGAGCGCATCGCCACAgacctgctgctggaggacgTTCAGACGAATATAG GTGAGTTTGTGAGCCAGAACCTCTCGGCATTGGTGGGGTGCGGCCGTTACCTCCAGCTCTCTGAAACCACCATGGCCAATGCTCTATCCAACAACTCCCTGAAGGGTTTCTCTGAGATGGAGCTCTACCACATCGCCCGAGGATGGCTGGACCATGAATCCCCTAGCCGACGCTCCTCCGTCTACGCCTTGATGCGACACATTCGCTTCCCTCTCATGAGCCCCAGTGAGCTGATCCAGATCTCGCAGGACGATGAGGAGGGGGGAGACTCCATGATGCGCTCCGAAACGGCCTGTGTGAACCTGCTGCTGGAGGCCAGCAACTACCAGATGATGCCCTTCATGCAGCCAGCTCTGCAGACGGAGCGGACACAGATACGCTCAGACGACACCCACATCCTGGCCCTGGGCGGCGTGATGCGGCAGCAGCTGGTGGTGAGCCGCGAGCTGAGGCTGTATGCTGAAGCCACGGGGCACTGGAAGGCCCTGAAGCCCATGGAGGTGCCGCgctaccagcatggcatggctCTTCTGGGCGGATTCCTCTTTATTGTTGGAG GTCAGAGCACTTACGACACAAAGGGGAAGACGGCCATAGACACGGCCTACCGATACGACCCACGCTTTGACAAGTGGCTTCAGATAGCTTCGCTCAACGAGAAGAGGACTTTTTTCCACCTGAGCGCGCTGAAAGGGAATCTGTTCGCAGTCGGAGGAAGAAATGCATCAGGAGAGATCG ACACAGTGGAGTGCTATAACCTGAAGAAAAACGAATGGACGTTTGTGGCCAACATGGTGGAGCCTCACTACGGACACGCTGGGACAGTTCACCAGGACCTCATGTACATCTCAG GTGGGATCACCCGTGACACCTTCCAGAAGGAGCTCTGGTGTTACGATCCCGCCACCGACACGTGGAGCCGCAGAGCCGACATGATGGAGCTGCGCGGCCTGCACTGCATGTGCACTGTCGGGGACAGACTCTACGTCATGGGTGGGAACCACTTCCGGGGCAGCAGCGACTACGACGACGTCCTGGGCTGCGAGTACTACAGCCCGGAGACGGACCAGTGGACGGTGGTGGCGGCGATGCCTCGGGGCCAGAGTGACGTGGGGGTGACAGTGTTCAATGGGCAGGTCTATGTGGTGGGAGGGTACTCCTGGAACAGCAGGTGCATGGTCGATATCGTGCAGCGGTATGACCCGGAGCAGGACGTGTGGGACAGGGTGTTCAATGTGCTGGAGCCCCTGGGGGGGATTCGTGCCTGCACCATGACAGTTCACCTGCCGGAGGGATCAGTGGACGAGGCGCAGATACAGGAGTGTCCGCTGCCCACAGCGAAGAGCTGA